The nucleotide sequence GTTCTTCGAACGCCTTAAAGCTCTCGAACCCAACTATCAGAAAAATCTAGTTTCATAAAAATGGGAGTCCAGAGGCCAAATTATGCCTCACCAAAGTTCGTTAAAAATAAggttttacacaaaatcatcaaAGTTCTCTACTTCTAAATTTCAAAGCcaaatcaaatcaaaacctaCTCAATTTTATCACAAAATACTACTACACACTACACTTTACTATTCTATTGTACTTCAATCACTTCAACACCTATTTCACTCAATTTTCTCACCATAATCCAACACAATCAATAATTCCAAATCAATATTTCAATATCAACAATTTGCACAATTCAATCTCTCATATACATCCTTCATCAATATACGATATCATCACATCACTACCATAATATCACAATATCATATCACAATTATCATCCTCACATCCAACCACATGCAACTCATACAACCTCATCATAATTTACATATCACATACATAATCCAATCATCTATTTATTCAATTCAAttctatcttaaggtcaactagttTAAATGTCACGAAACATCGCATATtatatagagaaaaccgaaaccataccatTGCTGATTCTCAATatgcacaaaacaccaaaatcaACAACTAAGTTCAATGAGCTTTGCCACCAAGTCAATCAACAAGCAACTTCAATTCACCAACACCACTTCTCAAGTCACTAAATATCAAGCTATACATACCAATACCACTAACATCAATACCTAGAATTCACAATATACCAAACCACAAGGGTTTTTGAAAAACTTTACCTTAATCATAGAAATTGGGGATGGAACTCAATGATTTCTCACTATTGATTGGCACCTAAATaaccaaatcacaaaaatttactcaaaaaccaaaccttAAATTTGAAATTCACATAGGGCAGAGAAAGGGAGTATGAAACTCAAAAACTTACCAACAAAAGTTAGTTAGAAATGACGGATTCGGCGAGAGTTTCACGTAGCCGCAAATGAGAtgcgaatcggagcaccgtaacTCGAGCTATGAATGAAAGTGAGAAAGTGAATAGTAGTGTTGCAATGGAGGTTTCTCTCTTCTCACTTCAACTGCTAGGGTTGGGATTATGTGGGTTATGAGGCTGAAAAAGGTTCATTTAAGAGCTTATGTATGTTGGGTTTGGGTCCAatttgggtccggtccaacccgttagcatttttggccCATTTGACTCAACTTTGGGTcaaacctttagaattagcgtccggttttcaactttaattatttttctaagttttactacaatttttattattctcacgtagtaccggacagacttaagCCGGTATTGCTGGCTAATTTACCGGTATGCATTTTTACACaattttctgcagaaaattacattttccaattcaaaaatttttactgAATTTAAATCTCAcctctaaattttgaaattaagacTTCTAAATTTTTGAACTATTTTCGGacaatttatttgttattttacgTTAATTATTTCTGGTTCTTACAAAAGACAAGATACATTCATAAGAAACTCATCTATGCTGACAACAAAATATGTGTAATAAGGTATATAATCATAAATTAACCCATGCTTGTCTACAAGtgtaaatttaatatttattttatttattaaaaaaataattatgctAATATAGAGCTAAATTTAGAAAAATTCAGAAATTGAATTTAGTTAAAAAGTAACATTGAGGAATACTACAAGAAATAAGGAGTTTAGCCACGAAAAAAATCGTGGCAAAAAATCGTGGCTAAACTCTAAGATAACCGTAACAACCATACATTGGCCACGAAAGAATATTTGTGGCTAATCGAGGGGTTGCATTTCAATTTGCCACGATTTTAGCGTTATTAGCCACAGTTTTAAACATCGTGGAGACCTTCAAAGAGCCCCAATTTGTATATCATTATCCACGTATAATGCCGTGGCTAAATAATTTGTGCAGGCCGAATTTTTCAGCCACAATTTTTTTGTGGCTAATGTTGGATTATTTAATCACACTATTTTCGTGGCTAACTCACTCTATTTTTCACATACAATCCGTGGCTAATTTATGCTAATTTGCTCTAATtgaacaattttattaaattaaaattatatttatatatataacattaataacaaaaattaaactttttaaatatataatatctaacatttttttataataataataataataataataataataataataataataataataataataatacaagtcTAAACTTATAtataataagaaataaaaaaaattcattttataAATCAAATTTATGGACAAAATAGTAACAATACATTTtcagatttttaattaaaaaaaaagtcacTAACCCACGAAAGAGTTAAATAACTACTGCAATCGTGAGTAAATTAAATAACTGCTCCACTTATAAATATTTCTCACCTCACTGTTATCAATCTTTTTTCTGTATCTTGCTCTCTTTTGGTTCTGACATGCATTTATTAAGAAAGGGAGTTGATACAATTTTTATGCCAACTCCATTGCGTATCTATATTCTACCTTTTAAAAAATACAGGAATAGAAACACACGATAATAGAACTGGTCCAAATAATAGACGTCATGATAATATAAGTGGgtgatattttatatttatggtttattttatttttgagtactcatttctaatttttaaaagaaaatttaaaagacaAGTACTCTTTATCTTATTCCATTTTTACATCTaaagtttgtattttttttgtataaCTGTAGATCGAGTGTTCAATGTCTAAACAAGTTTTTTATATTATCCAGTTTCAAACAATATATAAAGGGAATATTACAATTTGATCTCCAACTTTTGAAGAAATCATCTCTCTTCAAATAACTCATTtcacaaaataaatttaatagATAAAATagtaacaataatttttttaatattttatcttcatcatataatatataatatttattcaaAGAATCTTTCGTAATGAATAAATTTAAAGATATGTTATTGCACACTACTATGTATAAAATGCCTAATAACGAATAAGATTATGAAtttcataataaataattaaaatagataattaacaaataaaaaatttaaaaatagacaATACATTCATAATACTAATAATAGTAATTGTAATAaagttaattattttatattttatatttttaattaaaaataacatttaaatataatttttttaatattttaaaaaatttatgacGTGATAATtgataatgaataaaaaaatttatattttttatgcaGTTAtacaaattatatttaatttatttaaaaataaaagagattatatttgttattttaagttatatgtaaaaaaattatttatttatttacctataaatatattctatatttattaaaatttatcaatttttttatattgtttaatacGTATTATTAAAGTCTATGTTTATTAAAGTCGATTAatacttttatttatatattaatatgtatctataacaatatataaagtcaatgccaatgagttatagcttaaATGGCATAGACCTATTCTCTTGTGAGAAAGCTAAAGAAGTATGGAACATAAGCCCTTACCATGGAATTACTGCTGGTGAAGAGGAAAATCTGTTCTTCAAGTGTTGGGAGGCGAAGAAGAAGCACTTAATTCTTAACCCAACTGAAGAGCAAGACCTAGCCTCATTAGGGATTTACTGCTGGTGTATTTGGCGGTCTCGCAATGACCACGTCTTCGGACAGGGTGCCAAGACTCCCCAAGAAGTGGATGGCCTCGCGAGAAGGATGATTAGCTGGGTCTCAACAGCTGCCAACGAACCCCAAATCTGAGTGGGTCTTCTTTTATCTTATCTCTCTGTATTGCAATTTTACGTTAATGCTCTATGTGTAATGAGCCTTAGAGAGGCTACTGTCTCTCTCTTCTTTTGTCTTTACTAAGTCACATTTGGACAGTTATTTCCTTTTTTTGCTGAAAGGAATAAAGTATCTAAgttctttggaaaaaaaaatgtttatttttgTACTTAATAAAACACCTAATATagtttaactttaatttttaactttcaaGATACATGAAAGATAATTTAAAAGATACTTATTATATAGGAAGTtaaaaatattctaaatttaaaaaattatttaataacaaaattaagTTTGTTCAAAATCGTAGGGAGAATTAGAGAGAGAACGAGAAAGTTGAAACTTTTTAACTAATTACAAAGAATCACCACCATCAAAGCTATTAAATTTGAGTATATTAAGTGAGGTCGAAGAAGCAAACCATGACgataaatctaaattttttttgtctctttttaTATAGTGTTTCAGTTTAAGTAACTTTTCTTTATGAATAATATTTAAATGATGAACAAAATAATAAGATTCGTATTAGACTATGAAAATTAATCTAATCCTTATAATATGATGTCATTATTTCAAAACAtgtaaaataaaatcataaagtATAATTTAATTGATGtgcacaataaaataaatatgaaactTATAAAATAGCAGTCAAATGTGGATAGTAATGGTTGCCTTCCGTCCTAAGCTAAGGTACTATATTAAACTACGacttaaatttataataattagttaaaaaacttACAATTATagtactattttttattattttagttgaaaATAATTAGGATTACTaacatcaaattttgataatttgaaaaaattttaaatgctttatgtcttaatttttttagtaaaatTTCAACAACTCATAAAAATTAACACAATAGATGGTTATAAATCAAAGTAATAAATAAGAGTAAACGTTGCGATAATGATATTTAGTGATAATTAATAACGATAAGATGATGAGAATgtggaaggagaaaaaaaaatgagaaaggagAACAATGTAATATAATAGTGGCGATAAGACAATAGCAGGTATGTATATAGAGAATAATATATAGTAAGAGAAAAAATAGTGTTTGATATAGTGAgtgaatataataaaaatataaattaataattctgaaaaaaataataaaattaaacataatttaaaaaaataaatattaaattaaaaaaatattttttatcaattagAATTATGCATGAAGATAAAGAGTgttttgaatataaatttttatctttgttttaaattaaatattattaaaaataaataaataaacttaatAACGTTTCTAAAtagttaattataaataatatttctaaatctttattttcattttgttacACATAATAACgacataataaatttatttaatatcttatttaatttaaatttataattgggtaaagtatattttttgtccctgaagtttagtaaaattttaaatgctttatgtcttaatttttttagtaaaaattttaaatgctttatgGTTATAAATCAAAGTAATAAATAAGAGTAAACGTTGCGATAATGATATTTAGTGATAATTAATAACGATAAGATGATGAGAATatggaaggagaaaaaaaaatgagaaaggagAACAATGTAATATAATAGTGGCGATAAGACAATAGCAAGTATGTATATAGAGAATAATATATAGTAAGAGAAAAAATAGTGTTTGATATAGTGAgtgaatataataaaaatataaattaataattctgaaaaaaataataaaattaaacataatttaaaaaaataaatattaaattaaaaaaatattttttatcaattagAATTATGCATGAAGATAAAGAGTgttttgaatataaatttttatctttgttttaaattaaatattattaaaaataaataaataaacttaatAACGTTTCTAAAtagttaattataaataatatttcTAAATCTttattttagatttaattttataaatatatgttaatatcaaaatatttaaaaaatgatATTATACATTAATaaacttatttaaaaaattaatttattcaaaatagGATAGTAATGGCACGTTAATCTAAGCAGAAAGTACAGCTACAAAAATATTGTGTGGCAAAAGGTTAAATTTTAGCCACTGTAACAATATTTCGTGATAAATAGAAAATacacttatttatttatattacaaTTTAGTGTTTGTAATTAAAATTTGGTGGTTAAACCCGTTTTTGTGGTAGTGGAACTCAATTGAACAAGTTGTGAATATTCCGAACAATGATGCGGTGACAGAGACATAAATGTGAATCAATATGTTATAATAAAGCAAGATGAGTTTTTTCAttatattatttgaaaaaaaaaaactacgaATCACAGAGGAGAGGCAAGAGATTCCTCCCATCATCACTATTGATCGGTAGccgtcaaaaaaataaaaagctgaaAATGTGTCTTGTGCAAATGGAGCCATGTTTGTGGCGGAAAGTGCATAAAGAAAGTGACATGAAAATAACATCTCCATcgtgaaagagaaagaaagaatccTCCTGCAAAGCCGGCCAGCCGGCCAGACGGCCAATCCCAAATATGATAGAAAATAACTTAGCATATGTCACTAAGAATATTCCTTATCCTAATGATGTAACAACATCGTAAAAATATACACAATtctactaaaattaattaatatcctTATTCATATTTCATATATAATAAGAGCATCATACGGATAAATTCTGACATCAATTAACCTAATAAACATTATATTCAAGAATTATGAGTGATCCTAAAATTGTACTAGTCACTGGCTGTGCCATAGGTGGCATTGGCTATGAATATTGCAAGGCATTTGCCGAGAAAAATTGCCATGTCTTTGCTTCAGACATCTCAACAAGGATGCAAGACATGAAACAATTGGAGTCACACAGCAACATAGAAACACTCGAAATTGATGTATCTTCAGATCAAAGTGTTAATTCGGCGGTTTCAACCGTTATATCAAAGCGCGGTCGCATTGATATTCTGGTTAACAACGCCGGCATAGGTAGCACCGGTCCGTTAGCCGAATTGCCACTCGACGCAATTCGCAAAGCGTGGGAAATCAACACGTTGGGACAACTTAGAATGGTTCAGCATGTTGTCCCTCACATGGCTTCTAGCAGGAGTGGGAGAATAGTCAACGTTGGAAGCATTGTGGGAACCGTGTCGACGCCTTGGGCCGGATCTTATTGCTCGAGCAAGGCAGCTGTTATCGCCATGTCGAACAGTTTGCGGCTCGAGCTGCGGCCGTTTGGGATCGACGTGGTTCTCGTCCTCCCGGGATCTGTTAGGTCTAATCTCGGGAGGGCGAATTTGGAGAGATTGGGGAACCAAGATTGGAAGCTTTACAAGGAGTTTAAGGATGCTATTGCGGAGAGAGCGAGAGCTTCTCAAGGAGAGAAGGCAACGGATGGAAGAGTTTTTGCAAGGCATGTTGTGAACAAAGTTTTGAGGACTAGACCACCAAAACAAATTGCTTTTGGTCACATGACTGGCTTGTTTGCTTTGCTTTCTTGGTCTCCCATTTGGGTTAGAGATATGTTTTTTTCTACTCGTTTTGGCCTAAACAGAAAGCTATA is from Arachis ipaensis cultivar K30076 chromosome B01, Araip1.1, whole genome shotgun sequence and encodes:
- the LOC107617441 gene encoding short-chain dehydrogenase cctT-like, whose amino-acid sequence is MSDPKIVLVTGCAIGGIGYEYCKAFAEKNCHVFASDISTRMQDMKQLESHSNIETLEIDVSSDQSVNSAVSTVISKRGRIDILVNNAGIGSTGPLAELPLDAIRKAWEINTLGQLRMVQHVVPHMASSRSGRIVNVGSIVGTVSTPWAGSYCSSKAAVIAMSNSLRLELRPFGIDVVLVLPGSVRSNLGRANLERLGNQDWKLYKEFKDAIAERARASQGEKATDGRVFARHVVNKVLRTRPPKQIAFGHMTGLFALLSWSPIWVRDMFFSTRFGLNRKL